The Gallaecimonas xiamenensis 3-C-1 genome includes a window with the following:
- a CDS encoding YbaB/EbfC family nucleoid-associated protein: MFGKGGMGNIMKQAQQMQERMQKAQEEIANMEVTGEAGAGLVKVTMLGNHNVRRVEIDDSLMEDDKDMLEDLIAAAINDAVRRVEEESKAKMGSVTGGMKLPGGLQFPF; this comes from the coding sequence ATGTTTGGTAAAGGCGGAATGGGCAACATCATGAAGCAGGCCCAGCAGATGCAGGAGCGGATGCAAAAGGCCCAGGAAGAAATCGCCAACATGGAAGTCACCGGCGAAGCCGGTGCCGGCCTGGTCAAGGTCACCATGCTCGGTAACCACAATGTGCGCCGCGTTGAAATCGACGACAGCCTGATGGAAGACGACAAGGACATGCTCGAAGATCTCATCGCTGCGGCCATCAACGACGCCGTACGCCGTGTCGAAGAGGAATCCAAGGCCAAGATGGGCTCCGTGACCGGCGGCATGAAGCTGCCTGGCGGCCTACAGTTCCCCTTCTAA